ATCAAGGCGCTCGAGCATCGCCTGATGGACATGGTGCGCCACGGCACCGAGAACGTGGTCATCGCCGACCGGCTGCAGCGCTGGACCAGTGGCCTGCTGACCACGCGCGACCCGCGCAGCCTGCCGTACCGCATTGCGGTCGACCTGCAGTCGCTGTTCCTGGTGCCGCAGACGGCCATCAAGGTGTGGGACTGCAGCAGCGAATACCTCAACGAAGCCTATGCCCAGTGGGTGAGCGACGACGTGAAGGCGCTGGCCACCTCGCTCACTTCGCCGTACTGCGGCCTGAACTCGGGCTTCGAGGCCGCCAACTGGCTGCCGGAGCCGCAGGCGGCGCTGTCGATCGCGCTGATTCCGCTGCGCGCCGATGCCGAATCGCCGGCCTTCGGCCTCCTGGTGCTGGCGTCGCCCGACGCGCAGCGCTTCAACGCCGAGATGGGCACCGACTTTCTCGAGCGCATCGCCGAGCTGGCCTCGGGCGGGCTCTCGCGGCTGCGTCCTTGAACCGGCCGCGCTGGCTGCGCCGGCCGTGGCAGGTCGCGCTTCTCGGCGCGCTGCTGGTTCTGGCGCTGGTCTATGCGGCGATCGCCGTCGTCATCTGGCAGCGCGCCGACGAGGTGCTGGACAACCCGCCGCAAAGGCCCGCCGATGCGGCGCTGATCCTGGGGAGCCGGGCGTATCTGGACGGCAAGCCGAATCCCTGTCTCACGGGGCGTGTCGACACGGGCATTGCGCTGGCGCAGGCCGGGCGGGTGAAGCAACTGGTGTTCACGGGCGGTGTGGACAAGGAAGACGGGCGCATCGAAGCCGATGTGATGCAGCAGCACGCGCAGGGCGTGGGCTTTGCGGGGCCGATGCTGCAGGAGCCCGCATCGACCTCGACGCGGCTGAATCTTTCGCTCTCGCGCCCGCTGCTGCAGGCGGCCGGGGTGCGCAGCGTGGTGATCGTGTCGGAGCCGTATCACCTCTGGCGCGTCGAGCGGTTGGTGCGCATGAGCGGTTTCGACCAGACCTTCGACGTGCAATACGCCGCCGCGCCGACCTCGTGCTGGCGGCGCTGGGGCATGCTGTTCAAGGGCGCATTGCGCGAGCCGGCGGCCATCATCAACAATGCCGGCCATGGCTATCTCTTCTGAGCCGGCGGACTGGATCGCGAAGTACCTGGAGCATGTGCGCGTGGAGCGCCGGCTCGCGGCGCGCACGGTCGAGCTCTACGCCTTCCACCTGCAGGCGCTGAAGGAAAACGCGGCCGAGGCCAATCTGCCGCTCGACCGCGTGCAGACCGCCCACATCCGCCGCTGGATGGCCAAGCTGCACAGCGCGGGACGCGAGCCGCGCGGCATTGCGCTGGTGCTGTCGTGCTGGCGCAGCTTCTACCGCTGGCTCGGGCATGAAGGGCTGATCGGCTTCAACCCGGTGCAGGACGTGCACGCCCCCAAGGCCGGCCGGCCGCTGCCGAAGGCGCTGGGCGTGGACGATGCGGTGCGGCTCGCCGAGCTGCACGACGAAGACGCCGACCCGTGGATCGAAGCGCGCGACCGCGCCATCGTCGAACTGCTTTATGGCTGCGGCCTGCGCGTGAGCGAGCTCACGGGGCTCGATGCGCAGGCGAGCAACACGGCGCTCGGCTGGGTCGATCTCGACGCGAAGGAAGCCAACGTGCTCGGCAAGGGCAGCAAGCGCCGCATCGTGCCGGTGGGCGGCAAGGCGGCCGAGGCGCTGCAGGAATGGCTCGACGTGCGCGGCGACCGAGTGGTGCCGGCGCTTTTCGTCAGCGCCAAGGGTGCGCGGATGTCGTCGCAAGCCGTGTGGAAGCTGCTGCGCGAGCGCAGCCTGAAGGCCGGCCTCGCGGCGCCCGTGCATCCGCACATGCTGCGGCATTCGTTCGCGAGCCATGTGCTGCAGTCGAGCAGCGACCTGCGCGCGGTGCAGGAGTTGCTGGGCCACGCCAACATCGCGACCACGCAGGTCTATACGCGGCTGGATTTCCAGCATCTGGCGAAGGTCTATGACGCGGCACATCCCCGTGCCAAGGCCCGGACCGACAAAGACAAGTAAGCAAGCAAGTAAAAAAATGAAAACCCTTCGCCTCAAACCCGGCAAAGAGCGCTCGATGCAGCGCCGCCATCCCTGGGTCTTCGAATCCGCCATTGCGCGCGGCGGTGCCGACTCGGGCGAGACGGTGCGCGTGGAATCGCACGACGGCGCGTTCCTCGCGTGGGCGGCGTTCAGCCCGATCTCCAAGATCCGCGCGCGGGCCTGGAGCTTCGTGGAAACGCAGCGCATCGATGCGGCGTTCCTCGCATCGGTGTGCGAGCGCGCCGTGCGGGCTCGGGGCCTGTTCGACCTGCAGAGCGACGGCGTGCGACTGATCCATGGTGAGGCCGATGGCCTGCCGGGGCTGATCGTCGACCGCTACGGCGACACGCTGGTCGCGCAATTTCTATCGGCCGGCGTCGAGCGCTGGAAGGACGTGCTGGTCGATGCGCTGCTCAAGGCCACGGGGCTCACGAAGTTCTACGAGCGCTCGGACGCCAGCGGCCGCGAGCGCGAGGGCCTCAAGCCCGTTACCGGATGGCTGCGCGGGGAGGGCGCCACCGAGATCACGATCCGCGAGCACGACTGGAAGCTCTCGCTCGACATCGCGACCGGCCACAAGACCGGCTTCTACCTCGATCAGCGCGACAGCCGCCAGCGCTTTGCCGAGCTCGCGAAGCACCGGCGCTTCAGGCGCGTGCTCAACTGCTTCTGCTACACGGGCGGGTTCACGGTCGCGGCGCTGGCGGGGCTCAAGGCCGCAGGTGCGCTCGACGGGGCCGAGCTGGTGTCGGTCGATTCGTCGCAGCCGGCGCTGAACTTCGCGCGAGCGAACATCGCACTCAACGGTTTCGGCGGCGAAGGTTCGGGCGTGAAGACCGAGTTTCTCGACGCCAACGTCAACACGGTGCTGCGCGAGTTCGTCGACCAGGGCCGCACCTTCGACGCCATCGTGCTCGACCCGCCGAAGTTCGCGCCCACGGCGGCACATGCCGAGCGCGCGGCGCGGGCCTACAAGGACATCAACCGCCTCGCACTCAAGATCCTGGAGCCGGGCGGCGTGCTGCTGACTTTTTCGTGTTCGGGCGGCATCAGTGCCGACCTGTTCCACAAGATCGTGGCCTCGGCCGGGCTGGACGCGAACGTGGACGGTTACATCAGCGAACGCCTCGGCGTGGCCCCGGACCACCCGATGACCATCGAATTCCCGGAAGGGGAGTACTTGAAGGGCCTGGTGGTGGTCAGAAAACCCGCTTGACCCCTTCGGCAACGCAACTCAGTGGCATTGGCTAAACTGCCTGCCACCTCCCGTTTTAGTTTTCCGCTTCGGAGCACCCCCTCATGGCCCTCATTCCCGCGACCATCCTCACCGGCTTTCTCGGCTCGGGCAAAACCACGCTGCTCAAGCGCATCCTGACCGAGGCCCACGGCCAGAAGATCGCGGTCATCGAGAACGAGTTCGGCGAAGAGAACATCGACAGCGACATCCTCGTGACCGAATCGAAGGAGCAGATCATCCAGATGAGCAACGGCTGCGTCTGCTGCACCATCCGCGAAGACCTGCGCGAAGCGCTGCAACTACTGGCCGCCAAGAAGCGCCAGGGCCTGCTGGATTTCGACCGCGTGGTGATCGAGACCACCGGCCTGGCCGACCCCGGCCCGGTGGCGCAGACCTTCTTCATGGACGACGAGATCGCCGAGAGCTACCTGCTCGACTCGATCCTCACGCTGGTCGATGCCAAGCACGCGCCGCAGCAGCTCAACGACCGCCAGGAAGCGCGCCGCCAGGTGGGCTTTGCCGACCAGATCTTCATCAGCAAGAGCGAGCTGGTGTCGGCAGAAGAGACCGATGCGCTGATCCATCGCCTCAAGCACATGAACCCGCGCGCGCCGCAGCAGAAGGCGCATTTCGGCGACGTGTCGCTCAAGGACATCTTCGACCTGCGCGGCTTCAACCTGAACGCCAAGCTGGACATCGACCCCGACTTCCTGAAGGAAGACGACCACGATCACCATGACCATGACCACGCGCATGGCGAGCATTGCGACCACCCCTCGCACAAGCACGAAGGCCACGGCCACCATCACCACACGGACGACGACGTGAAGAGCTTCGTCTACAAGGCCGACCGCGCGTTCGATCCGGCCAAGCTGGAAGACTTCTTGGGCGCGATCGTCAACATCTACGGCCCGCGCATGCTGCGCTACAAGGGCGTGCTGAACATGAAGGGCACCGAGCGCAAGGTGATCTTCCAGGGCGTGCACCAGCTGATGGGCAGCGACCTGGGCCCGGAGTGGGGCAAGGACGAGAACCGCCAGAGCCGCATGGTGTTCATCGGCATCGAGTTGCCGCGCGAAATTCTCGAGCAGGGGCTCGAGCAGTGCCTGGTCTGAAGCCCTGACTTGCTCCTTCCCCCTTTGGGGGAAGGTTGGGATGGGGGCACGCGTGGCCGTCGAGGCTGCGTGGCGTTGAATGCCGCTGTGCCCCCACCCCGGCCCTCCCCCAGCGGGGGAGGGGGAAATACCTTACTTGCCCAGCGCGTTCAGCGGCTTGCCGTTGACCTTCAGGCTGCCTTCGCTGAATTCGATCTGCCCGGTGACGTGCTCGCCATCGCGCTTGACGAAGCCCTTTTCCTCGCCTTGCTCGACCAGTCCCGCGACCATTTCGGGCGGTGGCGTCTGGCCGCTTTCGGCGCCGGTGGCGGCGATCTGCTCGAGCCATTGCACCGGCAGCCGCGCATTGGCCTTGACCACGCCGCGCTTGAGCAGCAGCGCCATGCCCGGGGCCTGCAGATCTTCGTCGGTCACGCCGACCATGCCGGCCGTGTAGCTGACTTCGCCGCGCTTGCCGCCGATCTCGACCACCATCTTGTCCAGGCCGAACTCGGGGCTGTACTTGGCCATGGCCTTCAGATCCGGGGCGAGCTGGTCGGCCAGTGCCTTCATCGCGGCCTGTGTGGCCTTGCTGCTCTTGCCGCAGCCGGCCGCAACGCTGGACTGCAGGTAGGCGTCGGCCAGCTTCTTGTAGCCGGCGGCGTGGATGCGGCGGGCGCCGCTGGACATCTCGAACCTGTCGATGCTCGTCTCGCCGATCTTGCCCTGGCCCTTGAGGGCGGCGTCCGAGGCGTAGAGGCCGTCCTTGATGGTGGCCTCGCCTGTCAGGTCGACGTTCTGCAGCAGCACCTTCAGGGGTTTGTGCGTGCCGGCCGGCGCGTCGGCATCGACGTTGCCCGCGAGGCCCTTGGTGGCGGAGAACTCGAAGGCTTCCAGGCGGCCTTCGGTCTTGCCGGTGGCCAGGAACCAGCCCGCGCTGTTGTCCATGTCGGCCTTGGCGGTGAATTTGCCCATCTTCATCTGCAGGCCCTTGGCCGCGTCGTTGAAGTCCAGGCCGGGCATCGTCATGTCATAGCGCGCCTTGGTGCGTGCGGCATTCACCTCGATGTGGGCCTGTGCGCCTTGCCAGGCGAGCTGGCCCTTGCCTTCTTCGGCCAGCTTGACGGGCGCGACGGCCATGTCGATGGCATAGCTGCCGTCGAAGCCGACCTTGGTGAATGCCGTCAGCGGCTTGGCCTTGCCGAACAGTTTCTCGGCCTCGGCCTGGCCCTTGATGTCGAGCACCAGTTCGCTGTCGATGGTGGCGGCCGCGAACTTGCCGCCGGCGATCGGGCCGTGGTGGATGGTGTCGCGGAAGGTGAGGCGCAGGGGCTTGGGCGGCTTGGCTTCGGTCTCGTCGCGGTCTTCGTCTTCCTCCGGCTGCTCCTCGCCTTCGGCGGGCTTGGCGGCGGGCGCCTGCGCCACGGCAGGGGCGGTGGGGGTATCGGCCGCGCAGCCGATTTCCAGCGTGACGGTGCTGACGGCGCCGAAGAAGCCGCGCTCGTATTTGCGCTCGGCCACGCGCACCAGCGCGGTCTGCTTGGGCATCTCGTCGAGTGCGGTGTCGTAGATCGAGCGGACCTTCGAACCGGTCCACCAGGTGCTCCCTCCGTACGCGACGACGATGGCCGCGGCCACCGCTCCCAGAACTGCTTTCTTGCTCAAGGCTTGCTTTCTTTTATCGAATGA
This region of Variovorax sp. RKNM96 genomic DNA includes:
- a CDS encoding DUF484 family protein, which codes for MTSFTHDNDAMNPITEDDIANYLANTPDFFERHAQLLAQVQLTSPHGNRAVSLQERQAEMLREKIKALEHRLMDMVRHGTENVVIADRLQRWTSGLLTTRDPRSLPYRIAVDLQSLFLVPQTAIKVWDCSSEYLNEAYAQWVSDDVKALATSLTSPYCGLNSGFEAANWLPEPQAALSIALIPLRADAESPAFGLLVLASPDAQRFNAEMGTDFLERIAELASGGLSRLRP
- a CDS encoding YdcF family protein, which translates into the protein MNRPRWLRRPWQVALLGALLVLALVYAAIAVVIWQRADEVLDNPPQRPADAALILGSRAYLDGKPNPCLTGRVDTGIALAQAGRVKQLVFTGGVDKEDGRIEADVMQQHAQGVGFAGPMLQEPASTSTRLNLSLSRPLLQAAGVRSVVIVSEPYHLWRVERLVRMSGFDQTFDVQYAAAPTSCWRRWGMLFKGALREPAAIINNAGHGYLF
- a CDS encoding tyrosine recombinase XerC — encoded protein: MAISSEPADWIAKYLEHVRVERRLAARTVELYAFHLQALKENAAEANLPLDRVQTAHIRRWMAKLHSAGREPRGIALVLSCWRSFYRWLGHEGLIGFNPVQDVHAPKAGRPLPKALGVDDAVRLAELHDEDADPWIEARDRAIVELLYGCGLRVSELTGLDAQASNTALGWVDLDAKEANVLGKGSKRRIVPVGGKAAEALQEWLDVRGDRVVPALFVSAKGARMSSQAVWKLLRERSLKAGLAAPVHPHMLRHSFASHVLQSSSDLRAVQELLGHANIATTQVYTRLDFQHLAKVYDAAHPRAKARTDKDK
- a CDS encoding class I SAM-dependent methyltransferase, with the translated sequence MKTLRLKPGKERSMQRRHPWVFESAIARGGADSGETVRVESHDGAFLAWAAFSPISKIRARAWSFVETQRIDAAFLASVCERAVRARGLFDLQSDGVRLIHGEADGLPGLIVDRYGDTLVAQFLSAGVERWKDVLVDALLKATGLTKFYERSDASGREREGLKPVTGWLRGEGATEITIREHDWKLSLDIATGHKTGFYLDQRDSRQRFAELAKHRRFRRVLNCFCYTGGFTVAALAGLKAAGALDGAELVSVDSSQPALNFARANIALNGFGGEGSGVKTEFLDANVNTVLREFVDQGRTFDAIVLDPPKFAPTAAHAERAARAYKDINRLALKILEPGGVLLTFSCSGGISADLFHKIVASAGLDANVDGYISERLGVAPDHPMTIEFPEGEYLKGLVVVRKPA
- a CDS encoding GTP-binding protein, with protein sequence MALIPATILTGFLGSGKTTLLKRILTEAHGQKIAVIENEFGEENIDSDILVTESKEQIIQMSNGCVCCTIREDLREALQLLAAKKRQGLLDFDRVVIETTGLADPGPVAQTFFMDDEIAESYLLDSILTLVDAKHAPQQLNDRQEARRQVGFADQIFISKSELVSAEETDALIHRLKHMNPRAPQQKAHFGDVSLKDIFDLRGFNLNAKLDIDPDFLKEDDHDHHDHDHAHGEHCDHPSHKHEGHGHHHHTDDDVKSFVYKADRAFDPAKLEDFLGAIVNIYGPRMLRYKGVLNMKGTERKVIFQGVHQLMGSDLGPEWGKDENRQSRMVFIGIELPREILEQGLEQCLV
- a CDS encoding DUF945 family protein, whose product is MSKKAVLGAVAAAIVVAYGGSTWWTGSKVRSIYDTALDEMPKQTALVRVAERKYERGFFGAVSTVTLEIGCAADTPTAPAVAQAPAAKPAEGEEQPEEDEDRDETEAKPPKPLRLTFRDTIHHGPIAGGKFAAATIDSELVLDIKGQAEAEKLFGKAKPLTAFTKVGFDGSYAIDMAVAPVKLAEEGKGQLAWQGAQAHIEVNAARTKARYDMTMPGLDFNDAAKGLQMKMGKFTAKADMDNSAGWFLATGKTEGRLEAFEFSATKGLAGNVDADAPAGTHKPLKVLLQNVDLTGEATIKDGLYASDAALKGQGKIGETSIDRFEMSSGARRIHAAGYKKLADAYLQSSVAAGCGKSSKATQAAMKALADQLAPDLKAMAKYSPEFGLDKMVVEIGGKRGEVSYTAGMVGVTDEDLQAPGMALLLKRGVVKANARLPVQWLEQIAATGAESGQTPPPEMVAGLVEQGEEKGFVKRDGEHVTGQIEFSEGSLKVNGKPLNALGK